Proteins encoded together in one Papaver somniferum cultivar HN1 unplaced genomic scaffold, ASM357369v1 unplaced-scaffold_21, whole genome shotgun sequence window:
- the LOC113339783 gene encoding mulatexin-like: MSFKSFPIGFGLFVFGILSFNAYSEVASAQSCLPGQYSFTFIMTLSCNGCNAKCSGWCSLKGLPSYNFCNGGGFGVKSCLCCCGTKTQPPKPQPPVPRPAPPPPSPPPPSPPPPPPPSPPPPSPPPPPPPRDRQDLCDLSDISLSRQETTCATCTEAGCVSDCATYGAPFLLQSCSPTSFCSCCCTASSLSSSTRTRRSGSTLFNAAQ, from the exons TTCAAGAGTtttccaattggttttggtttgtttgtcttcGGGATTCTTTCTTTCAATGCATACTCAG AGGTAGCATCAGCTCAAAGTTGTCTACCAGGGCAATATTCATTCACTTTTATCATGACCCTAAGTTGTAATGGCTGTAACGCGAAATGTAGCGGTTGGTGTTCCTTAAAAGGATTACCATCTTACAATTTTTGCAATGGCGGAGGTTTTGGTGTGAAATCATGTTTGTGTTGTTGTGGAACAAAAACACAACCGCCAAAACCGCAGCCGCCGGTACCTAGGCCAgccccaccaccaccatcacctccacctccatccccaccaccgccacctccaccatcacctccacctccatctccaccaccgccacctccacCAAGAGATCGACAAGATTTGTGCGACCTTTCTGATATATCTTTATCAAGACAAGAAACAACTTGCGCAACTTGTACAGAGGCTGGTTGTGTTAGTGATTGTGCTACATACGGAGCTCCATTCCTTTTACAGTCGTGCTCTCCAACTTCATTCTGCAGCTGTTGTTGCACTGCAAGTTCCCTTTCATCATCTACAAGGACTCGCAGAAGTGGTTCAACATTATTCAACGCAGCACAGTAA